The segment ACCGCCGACGCGCTGACCGCCGACCTGCTCGCCGCCACCGCGGGCCGCACCACGCTGCTGATCACCCACCGGCTGGCCGGGCTGGACGACGACGCGGTCGACGAGGTGCTGGTGCTGGACGCCGGCCGGGTGGTCGAGCGCGGCCGCTGGTCCGAGCTGGCGGGGCGGCCGGGCGGGCGGCTGGCGGAACTGGTCGAACGGGAGCGGGCGGGCGAGCGGGTGGCCGCGGGCGAGCGGGTCGCGGTCTGACCGGGTCGGTCGGGTCGCGGCCTGATCGGGTCGGTCGGGACAGGACGCCACGGGGAATGGGGCAAACCATGACAGACGTGCACACTGGTGACATGCAGACGCCGGACCAGCCGGACGCCGAGGGCGAACGGCCGCGCATCCCCGAGATCTCCTCGCTCGGGCTCGACACCCTGGTCACCGAGGTCTCCGAGCGGCTGCAGTCGGCCGCCGCGGTGACCGACCGGATGCAGCGCCTGCTGGAGGCGGTGGTGTCGGTCGGCGCGGGCCTGGACCCGCACGCCACGCTGCAGCGGATCGCGGCCGGCGCGGCCGAGCTGGTCGACGCCGACTACGCCGCGATGGGCGTGGTGAACCCGAACGGCAGCGGCCTGTCGGACTTCATCCACATCGGCATCGACGACGCGACCGCCGCCGAGATCGGCCACCTGCCGACCGGCCGCGGCATCCTGGGCGCGCTGATCGACGACCCGCGCCCGCTGCGGCTCACCGACCTGTCCACCGACCCGCGCTCGGTCGGCTTCCCGCCGCACCACCCGCCGATGGTGTCCTTCCTCGGGGTGCCGATCCGGGTCCGCGGCGAGGTGTTCGGCAACCTCTACCTGACCGGCAAGAAGGGCGGCGGCGCGTTCACGCCCGAGGACGAGCAGGTGGTGCTGGCGCTCGGCGCGGCGGCGGGCGTGGCGATCGAGAACTCCCGGCTGTACGAGCAGGGCCGCCGCCGCGAGCGCTGGATCACCGGCGCGGCCGCCGTGACCACCGCGCTGCTCTCCACCGACGAGGCGCAGATCGCGCTCACCGTCGCCGCCGAGCAGGTCCGCGAACTCGCCGACGGCGCCCTCGGGATGATCCTGCTGCCGGCCGGCGAGGACCGGATGCGGGTCGCGCACGCCTCCGGCGAGCAGGCCGGGCACCTGACCGGCGAACTGCTGCCCGAGCACGGCTTCGCCCCCCGGGTGCTGGCCGGCGAGGCGGTCTACCTGGACGACCTGGCGACCGCCCCGGAGACCTCGTCCGACGCCCAGTTCGACCGGCTGGCAAGGGAGTTCGGCCCGGCGATGGCGGTTCCGATGGTCTCCGCTGGCCGGGTGCTGGGCGCGCTGTGCGTGTGGCGGCGGGCCGGGACGGCGCCGTTCACCGAGACCGAGCGGCAGCTCTCGCAGACCTTCGCCGCGCAGGCGGCGCTCGCCCTCCGGCTGGCCGAGTACCAGCGCAACCAGCAGCGGCTGGCGGTCTTCCAGGACCGCGACCGGATCGCCCGCGACCTGCACGACCTGGTCATCCAGCGGCTGTTCGCCACCGGCATGATGCTGGAGTCGGCCGCCCGCCGGGCCGCCGTCCCCGAGGTGCAGGAGCGGATCGGCCAGGCCGTCGACGAGCTGGACGCCACCATCCAGGAGGTCCGCACCACCATCTACGCCCTCCAGCACGGCGACACCGACGACCAGCCGGACACCCTGCGCACCCGGGTGCTGCGCGAGGGCAGCCAGGCCGCCGCCGCGCTCGGGTTCAAGCCCACCATCACCTTCACCGGCCCGGTGGAGAGCCTGGTCGGCGAGAAGACCTCCCGCCAACTGCTGGCCGCGCTACGGGAGATGCTCTCCAACACGGCCCGGCACGCGCGCGCCTCCCGGGTCGCCGTCGAGCTGGACGCCACCGTCCACCTCGGTCCGGAGGGCCGCCCGCTCTCGCCCTCCCGCACCGGCCCGCCCGGCGTGCTGCTCACCGTCACCGACGACGGCGTCGGCATCCCGCCCGGCGGCCGCCGCTCCGGCCTGCGCAACCTCACCCGCCGGGCCGAGGCGCTCGGCGGCGACGCCTGGCACGAGCCCGGACCGGGCGACCGGGGCACCCGGGTCCGCTGGACCGCCCGGCTCTGACCGGGACCGCCCGGCTCCGAGCCCGGGCCTGCGGGCATCGATCCGTCCGGGCCGGCGGGCATCGATCCGTCCGGACCGGGAAGGCGCGGCGCATGGGAGAGATCAGGGTCGGCGCCTGCTCCTGGACGGACCGCGCACTCGTCGCCGGCGGCTGGTACCCGCCGGGGCGGCGGGACGCCGAGGGCAGGCTGCGCCACTACGCGACGAGGTTCCCGCTGGTCGAGGTCGACGCCACCTACTACGCGCTGCCCAGCACCCGCAACAGCGCCCTGTGGGCCGAGCGCACCCCCGCCGGCTTCCGCTTCGACGTCAAGGCGTTCTCGCTGCTCACCGGCCACCCCACCCGGGCCGCCGCGCTGCCCGCCGACCTGCGCCCGGTCCGGCGGGACGACCCGGGGCTGCTGGACGAGGTGTGGGCCCGGTTCAGCGGCGCGCTCGAACCGCTGCGCGCGGCCGGACGGCTCGGCACCCTGCTCTTCCAGTTCCCGCCCGGGCTGGCCCCGGGCGCCCCGGCCCGGGCGGTGCTGCGGGCCTGCCGGGAGCGCACCGCCGGGTGGCCGCTGGCGGTGGAGTTCCGCCACCCCGGCTGGTGGCGGCCGGAGCAGGCCGACGCCACCCGCGCCCTGCTGGCCGGGCTGGACGCGGCCGCGGTGGCGGTGGACACCGCGCAGGGCCTGCCCGGCTCCGTCCCGCCGGTCGCCGAGGTCACCTCCCGGGACCTCGCGGTGGTCCGCTTCCACGGCCGCAGCCCGGCCTGGGGCACCGGCTCCAAGGAGGACCGCTACCGGCACGACTACGCGCCGGCCGAGCTCGCCCCCTGGGTGGAGCGGATCCGGGCGCTGGCCGACCGGGCCCGGGAGACGCACGTCCTGTTCAACAACTGCTGCGGCGACGCCGCCGTCCGGGCCGCCGAGACGATGGCCGGCCTGCTGGCTCCGCTGGGGACGGTGGTCAGCCCAGCAGGGTCTCGATGACCGCGGCGACGCCGTCCTGCTCGTTGCTGACGGTGTGCCGGGCGACCGCGGCCAGCACCAGCGGGTGGGCGTTGGCGACGGCGTAGGACTGGCCGGCCCAGGCCAGCATCTCCAGGTCGTTGGGCATGTCGCCGAAGGCCACCACCTCGGCCGGGCCGATGCCCTGCTGGGCGCACCAGCGGGCCAGGCTGCTGGCCTTGGTGACGCCGGGGGCGCTGATCTCGATCAGCGGGATCGGGCTGGAGCGGGTGACCTCGGCGCGCGGGCCGACCACCGCCCTGGCCCGGTCCAGGAAGGCGTCGGGGGAGAGGTCCGGGTGCTTGCCGAGCACCTTGAACAGGCCGTCCACCAGCCCGGCGGCGAGCAGCTCGGCCGCCGGGCCGACCGCGTGCTCCTTGTCGGACTCCCACATCGCCACGTTGTACTCCGGCTCCCGGGCGAAGCCGCCGGGGAACTCGAACGCGAAGGCGGTGCCCGGCAGTTCGGCCCGCAGCAGCTCCACCACGGCGAGCGCGCCGGCCGGGTCGAGCGGACAGGTCTCCAGCAGTTCGCCGCGCCGGACGTCGACCACCGCGCCGCCGTTGGAGCAGATCGCCACGCCGTGGCCGCCGATGTGCGGGCCGAGGTGCCGCATCCAGCGCGGCGGCCGCCCGGTGACGAACACCACCTGCACCCCGGCGGCCTCCGCGGCGGCCAGCGCGGCGGCCGTCCGGGCGGTCACCGTGCCGCCGGAGCACAGCAGGGTGCCGTCGAGGTCGGTGGCGATCAGGCGGGGGCGCGGGGAGGCGGTCATCCGTCCATCTTCGCGCACTCCCCGGGGAACCGGTCCCGTTCGTGCGGACGGGACCGGTTCCCCGGGGACGGGCTCAGGCCGCGACGTTCAGGGTGACCGCGGCGGTGTGCAGCGTGCCGCCGGTCTGGAACTGCAGGAACAGCCTCCAGTCACCCGGCTTCGGCAGCTCGGCGTGGAACGCCAGGGTCGGGCCGCCGCCCGCGCCCTCGACGGCCTTCGCCTCCGGGTGCAGGTGCGCGAACGCCCGGTCGCCGGCGTGGAAGGCGGTCAGGTGCGCGTACGTCTCCAGGTACGGCTGCAGGTCGGTGACCGGCTGCCCGTCCCTGCTGACGGTGACGGTCAGCTCCCCGGCCGTCCCGGCCCTCGGTGCGCCCGCGACGGTCACCGTGTAGCCGTCCGCCGTGGTGCTGCCGGCCGCCGCGGGCAGCGGCACCGGCTCGGCCTGCCCCGGCACCGTCACCGTCCGGCTGAGCACCAGGCCGGTGCCCGCGCCGCTGCCCGCGCCCGGCACGAACGAGGCGTACATCCGCCAGTCGCCGGGGGCCAGCGCGGCCAGCGGGGCGGTCCAGCCGCCGTCCGCCGCCCGCACCGGGTGCAGGTGCTGGAAGCCGGACAGGTCGGCGCGGATCGCGTAGAAGTGCATCTCCTTGGTGGTGTCGGGCCGGTACGAGGTGAGCACCCGGCCGTCCGGCCCGGTCACGGTGAACCGGTACTCGGAGCCGGCCAGCGCGCCGTCCAGCCGGTAGCCGCCGCGCTCGGCGGCCAGGCCGTCGGCCCCGGCGGCACCGGCCGGGGCGGTGCCGTGGTCCATGCCCTCCATGCCGCCCATCGCGGCCATGTCGTGGCCGGTGGCGGACGCGGACGCGGGGGCGGGGGTGGTCGGGGCGGTGCCGTGGTCCATGCCGCCCATGCCGCCGCTGCCGCAGGCGGCCAGGGTCAGGGCGAGCACGCCGGCCGCGGCGGCGGCGAGCAGGGCGCGGCGGGTCCGGTGGGAGGTGGTCAGGGGGGTGGTCAGGGGGGTGGTCGTACGGGTGCGGGTCATCGGGGGTTCGCTCCAGGGTGCGCGCGCGGGTGCGCGGTCGCGGACAGGACGCGGCGCCCGGCCGGCCGCGGACGCGCGGAACCGGCCGGGTGGCGCCCTCACCTGCGGGCGACGCAGACCCGGAGCAGGACGTCCCGCCCGTCGTCCGGCGGGGCCCGCCCGCCCCGCTCGGCCCCGGCCCCGCCGGGGGCGGCGAGCGGCGGCAGCGGCGGGTGCGGCGGCAGGGCCGCGCCCGGGGCGGGCACCGGCGCGCGGTCACGGGCCTGGGTGGAGACGCAGCCGGACGCCGAACTCCCGTGCCGCACGGGCACGGTGGCGCTCGCCGGGTCGGCCCCGGGCCGGGCGCTGCCGACCGCCGGCGCGTGGTGCGGGGCGGGGGCGGCCGCCATCGTGGGGTCGGCCGCCGGCGCGTGGTGCGGCGCGG is part of the Kitasatospora setae KM-6054 genome and harbors:
- a CDS encoding sensor histidine kinase; protein product: MQTPDQPDAEGERPRIPEISSLGLDTLVTEVSERLQSAAAVTDRMQRLLEAVVSVGAGLDPHATLQRIAAGAAELVDADYAAMGVVNPNGSGLSDFIHIGIDDATAAEIGHLPTGRGILGALIDDPRPLRLTDLSTDPRSVGFPPHHPPMVSFLGVPIRVRGEVFGNLYLTGKKGGGAFTPEDEQVVLALGAAAGVAIENSRLYEQGRRRERWITGAAAVTTALLSTDEAQIALTVAAEQVRELADGALGMILLPAGEDRMRVAHASGEQAGHLTGELLPEHGFAPRVLAGEAVYLDDLATAPETSSDAQFDRLAREFGPAMAVPMVSAGRVLGALCVWRRAGTAPFTETERQLSQTFAAQAALALRLAEYQRNQQRLAVFQDRDRIARDLHDLVIQRLFATGMMLESAARRAAVPEVQERIGQAVDELDATIQEVRTTIYALQHGDTDDQPDTLRTRVLREGSQAAAALGFKPTITFTGPVESLVGEKTSRQLLAALREMLSNTARHARASRVAVELDATVHLGPEGRPLSPSRTGPPGVLLTVTDDGVGIPPGGRRSGLRNLTRRAEALGGDAWHEPGPGDRGTRVRWTARL
- a CDS encoding DUF72 domain-containing protein, which produces MGEIRVGACSWTDRALVAGGWYPPGRRDAEGRLRHYATRFPLVEVDATYYALPSTRNSALWAERTPAGFRFDVKAFSLLTGHPTRAAALPADLRPVRRDDPGLLDEVWARFSGALEPLRAAGRLGTLLFQFPPGLAPGAPARAVLRACRERTAGWPLAVEFRHPGWWRPEQADATRALLAGLDAAAVAVDTAQGLPGSVPPVAEVTSRDLAVVRFHGRSPAWGTGSKEDRYRHDYAPAELAPWVERIRALADRARETHVLFNNCCGDAAVRAAETMAGLLAPLGTVVSPAGSR
- a CDS encoding HAD family hydrolase encodes the protein MTASPRPRLIATDLDGTLLCSGGTVTARTAAALAAAEAAGVQVVFVTGRPPRWMRHLGPHIGGHGVAICSNGGAVVDVRRGELLETCPLDPAGALAVVELLRAELPGTAFAFEFPGGFAREPEYNVAMWESDKEHAVGPAAELLAAGLVDGLFKVLGKHPDLSPDAFLDRARAVVGPRAEVTRSSPIPLIEISAPGVTKASSLARWCAQQGIGPAEVVAFGDMPNDLEMLAWAGQSYAVANAHPLVLAAVARHTVSNEQDGVAAVIETLLG